A window of Sulfurimonas gotlandica GD1 contains these coding sequences:
- the mgtE gene encoding magnesium transporter gives MKSSLIELIEILEYKVQRYIEGFDTNVHPYDIAEILLELRDYDENIYLQELEKFPEDLKASVLIELPKQCHEEFVEHFTTNELADITNTLDTDDAAEFIRNIEEVDEDVAEEVLQNLPKEDRDNLETLISFGEYEAGSYMQTELFSAFIDEQVGDSIRRLKSLKAAKELDSVYQVYVINRKKIFLGSIPLEDLILLGPNVYYEELVKDGVNTVAVNALDDIHDVVEVASNYDMGVIAVVDSKGKLLGRITSDDIYDIIEDRATGQLYNLAGVSDEAEQEESLLNIGKHRAFWLGINLLTAIAASVVIGLFDTTLQSFVALAVLMPIVASMGGNAGTQTLTVTVRQMALGDISDDDAKKTIKKEVYLSLMNGSIFAVTIGLIAWVWFSIPLLGVVIAISMVVNLITAGFFGALIPLLLKKADIDPAVGSSVLLTTVTDIVGFFSFLGLATIILL, from the coding sequence ATGAAATCATCATTGATAGAACTTATTGAAATACTTGAATATAAAGTTCAAAGATATATAGAGGGTTTTGACACAAATGTGCACCCATATGATATTGCTGAAATATTATTAGAGTTACGTGATTATGATGAAAATATTTATCTACAAGAGTTAGAAAAATTTCCTGAAGATCTTAAAGCATCTGTCCTTATTGAACTTCCAAAGCAGTGCCATGAAGAGTTTGTAGAGCATTTTACAACTAATGAACTTGCAGATATTACTAACACTCTTGATACAGATGATGCAGCTGAATTTATTCGTAATATAGAAGAGGTTGATGAGGATGTTGCTGAAGAAGTTTTACAAAATTTACCAAAAGAAGATCGTGATAATTTAGAAACATTAATATCGTTTGGAGAATATGAAGCTGGCTCATATATGCAAACGGAGCTTTTTTCAGCATTTATAGATGAGCAAGTCGGTGATTCTATAAGAAGGCTTAAAAGTTTAAAAGCTGCAAAAGAGTTAGATAGTGTTTATCAGGTCTATGTAATAAACAGAAAAAAAATATTTCTTGGTTCAATACCATTAGAAGACTTGATTCTACTGGGGCCAAATGTATATTATGAAGAGCTTGTTAAAGATGGTGTAAATACAGTAGCAGTAAATGCGTTAGATGATATTCATGATGTTGTTGAGGTGGCTTCAAACTATGATATGGGTGTTATTGCTGTAGTAGATTCAAAAGGTAAACTACTTGGACGTATTACATCTGATGATATTTATGACATAATTGAAGATCGTGCTACAGGGCAGCTTTATAATCTTGCCGGTGTTAGTGATGAGGCAGAACAGGAAGAGAGTCTGCTTAACATTGGTAAGCATCGTGCATTCTGGCTTGGCATAAATCTTCTGACGGCTATTGCTGCATCTGTTGTTATTGGGCTGTTTGATACAACATTACAATCGTTTGTCGCCTTAGCAGTGTTAATGCCAATTGTTGCATCTATGGGTGGTAATGCTGGAACACAAACACTTACAGTAACAGTAAGACAAATGGCACTTGGAGATATTAGTGATGATGACGCGAAAAAGACAATAAAAAAAGAGGTTTATTTGTCGCTAATGAATGGGAGTATCTTTGCAGTTACTATAGGTCTTATTGCATGGGTGTGGTTTTCTATACCATTGCTTGGTGTTGTTATAGCAATTTCAATGGTCGTAAATCTTATAACCGCAGGTTTTTTTGGAGCATTAATACCTTTGCTTCTTAAAAAAGCAGATATTGATCCAGCTGTCGGATCTTCTGTATTACTGACAACAGTTACAGATATAGTTGGTTTTTTTAGTTTTCTAGGACTTGCAACAATAATTTTGCTTTAA
- a CDS encoding pseudouridine synthase: MQNSYKRVDAHLSSLGYCSRSEAKKFLKIFQVRVNGERVFDTNKKVYHNDIIIDEIVLDPETLTVLMHKPSGIICSHDDVGVLIYSLLPERWQKRNPKLSTIGRLDGDTTGAILLTDDGALNHRLTSPKSDISKLYEVTLAQPLKGNEAEIFTSGTLILRGEKKPLLPAKMNVISESVVHLEISEGKYHQVKRMFAAVGNKVTALHRVSFGKYSIENLAIGEYKIL, from the coding sequence ATGCAAAATAGTTATAAGAGGGTAGATGCTCATCTTTCAAGTTTGGGATATTGCTCAAGAAGTGAAGCTAAAAAATTTCTAAAGATATTTCAAGTTCGCGTCAATGGAGAGAGAGTATTTGATACAAACAAAAAGGTATATCATAATGATATAATCATTGATGAAATAGTTCTTGACCCTGAAACATTAACTGTTTTGATGCATAAACCCAGTGGTATAATCTGCTCTCATGATGATGTTGGAGTCCTTATATACTCTCTTTTACCAGAGCGTTGGCAAAAAAGAAATCCTAAGCTATCAACTATAGGAAGGCTTGACGGTGATACAACAGGGGCAATTTTACTTACAGATGATGGAGCTCTAAATCATCGTCTAACAAGTCCAAAAAGTGATATATCAAAATTATATGAAGTTACACTTGCCCAGCCGTTGAAAGGGAATGAAGCAGAAATATTTACAAGCGGAACGCTTATCTTAAGGGGTGAAAAAAAACCGCTTCTTCCTGCAAAAATGAATGTTATCAGTGAATCTGTTGTTCACTTAGAGATTAGTGAAGGAAAATACCACCAAGTTAAACGTATGTTTGCAGCTGTAGGCAACAAAGTAACCGCACTGCATAGAGTAAGTTTTGGAAAATACAGTATAGAAAATCTTGCAATTGGTGAGTATAAAATCCTTTAA
- the serS gene encoding serine--tRNA ligase: MIDLKLLQKDFDTVSAKLIRKGVGAALIEKLKTKNEELKKAKSSFETLQALQNSMSKEFGIYKREGKDISELKQRVDANKIVINEALEIQRTCQEELENIAMSIPNMPDDNVPDGEDENDNIEIKKVLTPKEFSFTPKEHWELAEENGWIDFERGVKLATSRFSVSFGMGAKLERALINFMLNFNSKRGFEEVSVPALVNRTALEGTGQLPKFEDDLYKIDGQELFLIPTAEVPVTNLYQDEILSADELPKKMTAYTSCFRKEAGAAGRDTRGMIRQHQFHKVELVALSKPDESEVIFDEMVECASDILTALELPHRIVNLCTGDLGFSAAHTTDIEVWLPGQNQYREISSISNTRDFQARRAKIRFKDGNKNSIVHTLNGSSLAVGRTLVAIMENYQNEDGSIDIPEVLKPYLGM, translated from the coding sequence ATGATTGATTTAAAGTTACTACAAAAAGATTTTGACACGGTTAGTGCTAAGCTAATTCGTAAAGGTGTAGGTGCTGCACTAATTGAAAAATTAAAGACAAAAAATGAAGAGTTAAAAAAAGCAAAATCAAGCTTTGAAACACTTCAAGCACTACAAAACTCTATGAGTAAAGAGTTCGGTATTTACAAAAGAGAAGGTAAAGATATAAGCGAACTCAAACAGAGAGTAGATGCTAATAAAATCGTAATAAATGAAGCACTAGAAATTCAAAGAACTTGCCAAGAAGAATTAGAAAATATAGCTATGTCCATTCCAAATATGCCAGATGATAACGTTCCAGACGGTGAAGATGAAAATGACAACATAGAGATAAAAAAAGTTCTAACTCCTAAAGAGTTCAGCTTTACACCTAAAGAGCACTGGGAGTTAGCTGAGGAAAATGGTTGGATAGACTTTGAACGTGGTGTAAAACTAGCTACAAGTCGTTTTAGTGTATCTTTTGGAATGGGTGCTAAACTTGAACGTGCACTAATTAACTTCATGCTTAACTTCAACTCTAAAAGAGGGTTTGAAGAAGTTAGTGTTCCTGCACTTGTTAACCGTACAGCATTAGAAGGAACAGGTCAGCTTCCTAAGTTTGAGGATGATCTTTACAAGATTGATGGTCAAGAACTTTTCTTAATCCCAACAGCAGAAGTTCCAGTAACAAATCTCTATCAAGATGAGATTTTATCAGCAGACGAGTTACCTAAAAAGATGACTGCATATACATCATGTTTTAGAAAAGAAGCAGGTGCTGCGGGTCGTGACACACGTGGAATGATCAGACAGCACCAGTTTCATAAAGTTGAGTTAGTTGCTCTGTCAAAACCTGATGAGAGTGAAGTTATATTTGATGAGATGGTAGAGTGTGCATCTGATATTTTAACTGCACTTGAACTTCCACACAGAATTGTTAATCTTTGTACAGGAGATTTAGGTTTTTCAGCTGCTCACACTACAGATATTGAGGTCTGGTTGCCAGGACAAAACCAATACAGAGAAATCTCTTCAATCTCAAACACTAGAGATTTTCAAGCAAGACGTGCAAAAATCCGTTTTAAAGATGGAAATAAAAATTCTATTGTCCATACACTAAACGGCTCTTCTCTAGCTGTAGGACGTACACTTGTAGCTATTATGGAAAATTACCAAAACGAAGATGGTTCTATAGATATTCCTGAAGTTTTAAAACCTTATTTAGGGATGTAA
- a CDS encoding HD domain-containing phosphohydrolase, which produces MGYRAHFINKVVYAVILVWTILMLSAAVVLMYQDYAYANVLAKHEAVVSVNKDLAYRSWVASHGGVYVPITDKTLPNTYLSHIKNRDVNTSASQQLTLMNPAYTLSQMMKDYSELYGTKGHITSRILMNPKNKPDSWEEKALEDVEITREAVYEKAIIDSEEYFRYLSPLVTEKSCLKCHAFQGYKIGDIRGGVSVSIPMKKFYEEAFSHSVVNASVIIIIYLLGLGVIFYGRRKTREILEDKIKDYEQHIFSLVNIIETRDSYTAGHTQRVAKYSVLIAKEMGFNEEKVDDMYRACMLHDIGKISTPDSILLKPGKLNALEYEIIKEHVVVSYELLSNVDIYKEIAEIVRHHHEHYDGSGYPQGLKGDEIPILSQIMTVADAFDAMTTNRIYKPRKSVKEAIKELNALSSKQFSTQIVNAATIALEDIEIEMSITQRPKSKIERERFAYFYKDQVTGIYNKEYLEFVLAYNHSDEFDMKYASGVYLHSFNQYNKKYGWAEGDKLLKKFAKILDGSGRNDLVFRIYGDDFVILNKQQIEIESYISNLEEVLIDTGITITYRHFDMREKDIKNIHDLEELL; this is translated from the coding sequence ATGGGGTATAGGGCACATTTTATAAATAAAGTTGTTTATGCTGTTATTCTGGTGTGGACTATTTTAATGTTAAGTGCAGCAGTTGTTTTAATGTATCAAGATTATGCTTATGCAAATGTTTTAGCAAAACATGAAGCTGTTGTCAGTGTTAACAAAGACTTAGCATATAGATCTTGGGTGGCTTCACACGGTGGAGTATATGTGCCAATAACAGATAAAACCCTTCCAAACACATATCTTTCACACATAAAAAATCGTGATGTAAACACGTCAGCATCTCAGCAATTAACTCTTATGAACCCAGCATATACTCTATCTCAAATGATGAAAGACTACTCAGAACTTTATGGAACTAAAGGACATATCACTAGTAGAATTCTTATGAATCCTAAAAATAAGCCAGACTCTTGGGAAGAAAAAGCATTGGAAGATGTTGAAATAACGAGAGAGGCGGTGTATGAAAAAGCGATTATTGACTCAGAGGAGTATTTTCGTTATTTAAGTCCTCTTGTAACGGAGAAATCATGTCTGAAGTGTCATGCATTTCAAGGTTATAAAATTGGTGATATTCGTGGTGGTGTCTCTGTTTCTATCCCAATGAAAAAGTTTTATGAAGAAGCATTTTCACATTCAGTAGTTAATGCGAGTGTAATTATCATAATATATTTATTGGGCTTAGGTGTGATCTTTTATGGAAGAAGAAAAACAAGAGAAATTTTAGAGGATAAGATTAAAGATTATGAACAACATATATTTTCTTTAGTAAATATCATAGAAACGAGAGATAGTTATACGGCTGGGCATACACAAAGAGTGGCAAAATACTCAGTTCTAATTGCAAAAGAGATGGGCTTTAATGAAGAAAAAGTAGATGATATGTATAGAGCTTGTATGCTCCATGATATAGGAAAAATTTCAACGCCTGATTCTATTCTTTTAAAACCAGGCAAGTTAAATGCTCTAGAATATGAAATTATTAAAGAGCACGTTGTTGTTAGTTATGAGCTTTTAAGTAATGTAGATATATATAAAGAAATTGCTGAAATAGTTCGTCATCATCACGAACACTATGACGGTAGCGGTTATCCACAAGGTCTTAAAGGTGATGAGATTCCAATACTCTCTCAAATCATGACAGTTGCAGATGCTTTTGATGCTATGACTACCAACAGAATATATAAACCTAGAAAAAGTGTAAAAGAAGCTATCAAAGAGTTGAATGCATTGTCATCTAAACAGTTCAGCACACAGATAGTCAATGCGGCTACTATAGCACTAGAAGATATTGAAATTGAGATGTCAATAACACAACGACCAAAAAGTAAAATAGAACGAGAGCGATTTGCATACTTTTATAAAGACCAAGTAACTGGTATATATAATAAAGAGTACTTGGAATTTGTTTTAGCGTACAATCATTCAGATGAGTTTGATATGAAGTATGCAAGCGGAGTCTATTTACATAGTTTTAATCAGTACAATAAAAAATATGGCTGGGCTGAGGGTGATAAACTTCTTAAAAAATTTGCAAAAATACTCGATGGTAGTGGTCGTAATGACTTAGTTTTTAGAATTTATGGCGATGATTTTGTAATTTTAAACAAACAACAAATTGAGATTGAAAGTTACATATCAAATTTAGAAGAAGTTTTAATTGATACAGGTATTACAATAACATACAGACATTTTGATATGCGAGAAAAAGATATCAAAAATATCCATGATTTAGAAGAATTACTTTAA
- a CDS encoding methylenetetrahydrofolate reductase, whose protein sequence is MFDKLINKLKNDTYITLETTPGHSPVFSPIIDKIEELELQNYVDGFSTTDNPLAKLKYNSLFAAKMLQDRFNKPVIATMSMRDRNKIALQSDLLGANEVDIRAILALTGDPATISDQPHAKGVFEADSSLLLDIISAFNSGMDYAGKPLAFKPREIYPFAVVNSYAKNPKTLQKKMQKKIKHGAIGIITQPVYDLENAKQLLELKEAANREFGSENKSAELILGIFPITKLRTAQFLSAHVPGINVPDSWIEALRIANEKGVEEEYKVGFELSKNLFDSLKAYHPKIHLMTANQFTLAKDILK, encoded by the coding sequence TTGTTTGATAAACTGATAAATAAACTAAAAAACGACACATATATTACACTTGAGACTACACCTGGACATTCACCGGTCTTCTCTCCTATCATAGACAAAATAGAAGAGTTAGAACTACAAAATTATGTAGATGGTTTTTCAACGACGGACAACCCGCTTGCTAAATTAAAATACAACTCTCTTTTTGCAGCAAAAATGCTTCAAGATAGATTTAACAAACCAGTTATTGCAACTATGAGCATGAGAGATAGGAACAAGATCGCACTTCAGTCTGATCTTCTTGGAGCAAATGAAGTTGATATTAGAGCTATATTAGCACTTACTGGCGATCCTGCGACAATCTCCGACCAACCTCATGCCAAAGGTGTGTTTGAAGCAGACAGCTCTCTTTTACTTGATATCATAAGTGCTTTTAACTCAGGTATGGACTATGCTGGAAAACCTCTCGCTTTTAAGCCAAGAGAGATTTATCCATTTGCTGTTGTAAATTCTTATGCAAAAAATCCAAAAACATTACAAAAAAAGATGCAGAAGAAAATCAAACACGGAGCAATAGGAATAATTACTCAGCCTGTTTATGATTTAGAAAATGCAAAACAGTTACTTGAACTAAAAGAAGCAGCAAATCGTGAATTTGGCAGTGAAAATAAGAGTGCTGAACTTATTTTAGGAATCTTTCCTATTACTAAACTGCGCACTGCACAGTTTTTATCCGCACATGTTCCAGGAATCAATGTTCCTGATAGTTGGATAGAAGCTTTAAGGATCGCTAATGAAAAAGGCGTAGAAGAAGAGTATAAAGTTGGATTTGAGCTTAGTAAAAATCTATTCGATTCTCTTAAAGCGTACCATCCAAAGATTCATTTAATGACTGCAAACCAATTTACACTGGCAAAAGATATTTTAAAGTAA
- the serB gene encoding phosphoserine phosphatase SerB, producing the protein MLKLAVFDFDSTLMDGETIDFFAEELGLGEKVSRITEEAMSGRLDFFESLQQRVGLLKGLDYSVVEKISQNLPYMPGAIETIAELKKRGIKVVCFSGGFRSATGYAKDILGYDADFSNVLHQKDGKLTGLVGGDMMFNFSKGDMLQRLQGILGVSKEETLVCGDGANDLSMFAHAGTRVAFCAREILEKEANIIIKEKNLTLILEKI; encoded by the coding sequence ATGCTAAAACTAGCTGTATTTGATTTTGATTCAACTTTAATGGATGGAGAAACAATTGATTTCTTCGCTGAGGAGTTAGGACTAGGTGAAAAAGTTAGCCGTATAACCGAAGAAGCGATGTCCGGAAGACTTGATTTTTTTGAGTCTCTGCAACAAAGAGTTGGACTTTTAAAGGGACTTGACTATAGTGTTGTTGAGAAAATAAGTCAAAATCTACCATATATGCCAGGTGCTATAGAGACTATCGCAGAGCTTAAAAAAAGAGGCATAAAAGTAGTATGTTTTAGTGGTGGTTTTAGAAGTGCAACAGGCTATGCAAAAGATATCTTAGGCTACGATGCAGACTTCTCAAATGTACTGCACCAAAAAGATGGAAAACTTACTGGACTTGTTGGAGGAGATATGATGTTTAACTTCTCTAAAGGTGATATGTTGCAAAGATTACAAGGCATCTTAGGTGTTAGTAAAGAAGAAACATTAGTATGTGGTGATGGAGCAAATGACCTTAGTATGTTTGCACACGCTGGAACAAGAGTCGCTTTTTGTGCAAGAGAAATCTTAGAAAAAGAAGCAAATATAATAATAAAAGAAAAAAATTTAACACTAATATTGGAGAAAATATAA
- the rpsR gene encoding 30S ribosomal protein S18: MAEKRKYKKRYCKYCESKVDFMDYKEVGALRFSLSERYKIMPRRLTGNCKRHQDMITVVIKRARAAALVPYTVTRKAVVTAPFENLR, translated from the coding sequence ATGGCTGAAAAAAGAAAATACAAAAAAAGATATTGTAAATATTGTGAATCAAAAGTTGATTTTATGGACTACAAAGAAGTAGGAGCACTACGTTTCTCTCTTTCTGAGCGTTATAAAATCATGCCTCGTCGTCTTACTGGAAACTGTAAACGTCACCAAGACATGATTACAGTAGTAATTAAAAGAGCTCGTGCAGCAGCATTAGTTCCTTATACTGTAACTAGAAAAGCAGTTGTAACTGCACCATTCGAAAACCTAAGATAG
- a CDS encoding single-stranded DNA-binding protein: MFNKVILVGNLTRDIELRYSQGGMGIAKTAIATSRKFTVNGEKKEEICFVDITFFARSAEVANQYLRKGSKILVEGRLNFEQWADQNGQKRSKHSVTVETMQMLDSKGDNQGGGYQAPAQNNDAQSYNQPQGQQTQSYQQQPSYGNNEPQSQQTQSYKQPSGGNGYGQQQANAQSRQMPSSDSVPVIDIDEDEIPF; encoded by the coding sequence ATGTTTAATAAAGTAATATTAGTTGGAAACTTAACTAGAGATATCGAACTTAGATACTCTCAAGGTGGTATGGGAATAGCAAAAACTGCTATTGCAACTAGCCGCAAATTCACTGTAAATGGTGAAAAGAAAGAGGAAATATGTTTTGTAGATATCACTTTCTTTGCTAGAAGCGCAGAAGTTGCTAACCAATACCTTCGTAAAGGGAGTAAAATCCTAGTTGAAGGAAGACTTAACTTTGAACAATGGGCAGATCAAAATGGACAAAAACGCTCTAAACACTCTGTAACAGTTGAAACTATGCAGATGCTAGACTCGAAAGGTGACAATCAAGGTGGTGGATACCAAGCTCCTGCACAAAATAATGATGCGCAGAGCTATAATCAGCCTCAAGGTCAGCAAACACAAAGTTACCAACAGCAACCAAGCTATGGTAATAATGAACCTCAGAGTCAACAAACGCAAAGCTATAAGCAACCGAGTGGTGGAAATGGTTATGGACAACAACAAGCGAATGCTCAAAGTCGCCAGATGCCAAGTAGTGATTCTGTTCCTGTGATCGACATCGATGAAGATGAAATTCCATTTTAG
- the rpsF gene encoding 30S ribosomal protein S6, whose translation MRNYENLVIVKPTFTAEEIQSSIKAIEEVITSNGGEIATTDSMGMRKLAYPINKNERGYYHVIYYSIAPSAISEIERRFRINEDLLRFVTIKYDTNREIIAWNKLVEKAQRKAAAPAKEETPVEEAPVTEEAPVEVTAVEETPVAVEAAAE comes from the coding sequence ATGAGAAACTACGAAAACTTAGTTATCGTTAAACCAACATTTACAGCTGAAGAAATTCAAAGTAGCATCAAAGCTATTGAAGAAGTAATAACTTCTAACGGTGGCGAAATAGCTACTACAGATTCAATGGGAATGAGAAAATTAGCATACCCAATAAATAAAAACGAGCGTGGTTACTACCATGTTATCTATTACTCTATTGCTCCATCTGCAATTAGTGAAATCGAAAGACGTTTCCGTATTAATGAAGATCTTCTTCGTTTTGTAACTATCAAATATGACACAAACCGTGAAATAATTGCATGGAACAAATTAGTTGAAAAAGCTCAGAGAAAAGCAGCAGCACCAGCTAAAGAGGAAACTCCAGTAGAAGAAGCACCTGTAACTGAAGAAGCTCCAGTAGAAGTAACTGCAGTTGAAGAAACTCCAGTAGCAGTTGAAGCGGCAGCTGAGTAA
- a CDS encoding divergent polysaccharide deacetylase family protein — protein MAKRKRQKSSSNNFLTYVAWTLAVIALVLSSIIGGYYIGYKDAKNDIENQTAIDKKKRLSMLQKLEIATSKKDKSSVNTRLKDVLKKESKIDTGAAAHEYGDGTLPEPPEAPKRDVIRTSSKPKLAIIIDDVSVRSHVNAIKSLGIPLTMSFLPPSKLRPNSAKLADKENVYMVHLPMEAQNFSAEEPMTLRISDSDFKISQRVKDIKKEFPRVSYINNHTGSKFTSNELAMNRLIYALKSEDINFIDSRTTADTKAPTVMKNLGLNYVARDVFLDHTMDKVSIIIQIKKAIQVAKLHGTAIAIGHPHANTLLALHESKKLFKDVELVYIDRLY, from the coding sequence ATGGCAAAAAGAAAAAGACAAAAATCAAGCAGTAATAATTTTTTAACATACGTAGCATGGACATTAGCAGTGATTGCACTGGTATTGAGCTCCATTATTGGAGGCTATTATATTGGCTATAAAGATGCTAAAAACGATATAGAAAATCAAACTGCAATTGATAAGAAAAAAAGACTCTCTATGCTTCAAAAACTTGAAATAGCAACTTCTAAAAAAGATAAGTCAAGTGTTAATACAAGGTTAAAAGATGTTCTAAAAAAAGAGAGTAAAATTGACACTGGAGCTGCTGCGCATGAATATGGTGACGGCACTCTTCCTGAACCTCCAGAAGCACCAAAAAGAGATGTTATTAGAACTTCTTCTAAGCCAAAATTAGCAATTATTATAGATGATGTTAGTGTACGTTCACATGTAAACGCAATTAAGAGTTTGGGCATACCTTTGACTATGTCATTTTTACCTCCTAGTAAACTTCGTCCGAACTCTGCAAAACTTGCTGATAAAGAGAATGTTTATATGGTTCACTTACCAATGGAAGCACAGAACTTTAGTGCAGAAGAGCCTATGACACTTAGAATAAGTGATTCAGACTTTAAAATATCTCAAAGAGTTAAAGATATTAAAAAAGAATTTCCAAGAGTTTCATATATTAACAATCATACAGGAAGTAAATTTACATCAAATGAACTAGCAATGAATAGACTGATTTATGCGCTAAAATCAGAAGATATAAATTTTATAGATAGCAGAACAACAGCTGACACAAAAGCACCAACGGTTATGAAAAATTTAGGTCTTAATTATGTTGCAAGGGATGTCTTTTTAGATCATACAATGGATAAAGTTTCAATAATTATTCAGATAAAAAAAGCCATTCAAGTTGCTAAACTTCATGGAACTGCAATAGCTATAGGGCATCCACATGCAAACACACTTTTAGCTCTTCATGAGTCGAAGAAATTATTTAAAGATGTAGAGTTAGTTTATATAGATAGGCTTTATTAG
- a CDS encoding DNA-processing protein DprA, with product MKIVQEHICELETMKSYPKELFFSGNLELLKKTKISIVGSRKPSKYSRSLTHQLSAKLSKNGICVVSGGAMGIDAIAHKGAGESNTISVLPCGINIKYPTINKNLLSTIENDGLLLSQFEENFRATPWSFVVRNELVVALGDVLVVAEAELNSGSMRSIEFALKMNKEIYVFAHRIGESSATNELLKTGNAKAIYDIDEFVSKYANHEINASVMIDDFKNYCQTNPTYDDALKKYPNKIFEAELSGEIIIENGRVISSL from the coding sequence ATGAAAATAGTTCAAGAACATATTTGCGAACTAGAAACTATGAAAAGCTATCCTAAAGAGCTTTTTTTCAGTGGCAATCTTGAACTATTGAAAAAAACTAAAATTTCTATCGTAGGCAGTAGAAAACCATCAAAATACTCTCGCTCACTTACACATCAACTCTCAGCTAAATTGTCAAAAAATGGCATCTGCGTAGTTAGCGGTGGTGCAATGGGCATCGATGCAATAGCACACAAAGGAGCAGGTGAGTCAAATACAATCTCTGTCCTTCCATGCGGAATAAATATAAAATATCCAACTATAAATAAAAATTTATTAAGCACAATTGAAAATGATGGACTTTTGCTTAGTCAGTTTGAAGAAAATTTCCGTGCTACTCCTTGGAGTTTTGTAGTTAGAAATGAGCTTGTAGTTGCCCTTGGTGATGTTTTGGTTGTAGCGGAAGCTGAGCTAAATAGTGGAAGTATGAGAAGTATAGAATTTGCTCTAAAGATGAATAAAGAGATATATGTATTTGCCCATAGAATAGGGGAGAGTAGTGCGACGAATGAGCTTTTAAAAACAGGTAATGCAAAAGCTATATATGACATAGATGAGTTTGTATCTAAATATGCAAATCATGAAATTAATGCATCAGTAATGATAGATGATTTTAAAAATTATTGTCAAACAAATCCTACCTATGATGATGCTCTTAAAAAGTATCCAAACAAAATATTTGAAGCAGAACTAAGTGGTGAGATAATTATAGAAAACGGAAGAGTTATTTCTAGCTTATAG